In Gossypium arboreum isolate Shixiya-1 chromosome 6, ASM2569848v2, whole genome shotgun sequence, the following are encoded in one genomic region:
- the LOC108485750 gene encoding xylose isomerase-like, whose translation MHGFTCFSRSPIFSFKIHFAGFSLILRVISVKKSMAGKISYIFLCMNVIPLLAAAASRACSAQSDAKCSQTGEWNGEFFPGIPKIKYEGPYTKNKFAYKWYNAEEVILGKKMKDWLRFSVAFWHTFRGTGVDPFGAPTKFWPWEDGTNSIAMAKRRMRANFEFINKLGVDRWCFHDRDIAPEGKTLQETNSNLDEVVKLAKTLQGNNIRPLWGTAQLFMHPRYMHGAATSSELGVYVYAAAQVKKAMEVTHYLGGENYVFWGGREGYQTLLNTDMEFELDHMAKFLEAAAAYKRKIGFTGTLLIEPKPQEPTKHQYDWDAATTTNFLRKYGLIGDFKLNIECNHATLSGHSCHHDVETARINGLLGNIDANSGDAQTGWDTDQFLTDTREATMIMLSVIKNGGLAPGGLNFDAKLRRESTDVEDLFIAHIVGMDTLARGLRYAAKLIEDGSLAKLIHKRYSSFHNELGALIEAGKADFEMLEKKAMEWGEPTVASAKQELAEMIFNSVL comes from the exons ATGCATGGCTTCACTTGTTTTTCTCGAAGtcccatattttctttcaaaatCC ATTTTGCAGGGTTTAGTTTGATACTTCGAGTGATATCAGTAAAGAAGAGTATGGCAGGGAAGATTTCATATATATTTCTTTGTATGAATGTGATCCCCCTTTTAGCG GCTGCTGCATCACGAGCTTGCTCTGCTCAATCTGATGCAAAATGTTCTCAAACCGGTGAATGGAATGGGGAATTTTTCCCTGGAATTCCCAAAATCAAGTATGAG GGTCCTTATACCAAGAATAAATTTGCATATAAATGGTATAATGCAGAAGAGGTGATTCTTGGGAAGAAAATGAAG GACTGGTTGAGATTCAGTGTGGCATTTTGGCATACATTCCGTGGAACCGGTGTTGATCCTTTCGGTGCACCTACGAAATTTTGGCCATGGGAAGATGGTACCAATTCCATTGCTATGGCAAAAAGAAGAA TGAGAGCCAACTTTGAATTCATAAACAAGCTTGGTGTTGACAGGTGGTGTTTCCATGACCGGGACATTGCTCCCGAGGGCAAAACACTTCAG GAAACTAATTCAAACTTGGATGAAGTGGTGAAACTTGCTAAAACACTTCAG GGAAACAATATCCGTCCACTGTGGGGTACGGCTCAACTATTTATGCATCCTCGTTACATGCATGGTGCTGCTACAAG CTCTGAATTGGGTGTATATGTATACGCTGCAGCTCAAGTCAAGAAAGCCATGGAG gTGACACACTATCTAGGTGGAGAAAACTATGTGTTTTGGGGTGGTCGTGAAGGTTATCAAACACTATTGAACACAGACATGGAATTTGAACTTGATCATATG GCAAAATTTCTTGAAGCTGCGGCTGCCTACAAGAGGAAGATTGGATTCACCG GAACTCTATTGATTGAACCTAAGCCTCAAGAACCTACAAAACATCA ATATGATTGGGATGCTGCAACAACAACTAATTTCTTGCGAAAATATGGGTTGATTG GGGATTTCAAACTTAACATTGAGTGCAACCATGCCACACTCTCTGGTCACAG TTGCCATCATGATGTTGAGACTGCAAGAATCAATGGATTGCTAGGAAATATTGATGCAAACTCTGGCGATGCTCAGACAG GTTGGGATACAGATCAGTTCTTGACAGATACTCGAGAGGCAACTATGATCATGCTAAGTGTGATTAAAAAT GGAGGATTAGCACCAGGAGGCTTAAACTTTGATGCAAAATT ACGGAGAGAGAGCACAGATGTTGAGGACTTGTTCATTGCTCATATTGTTGGAATGGACACCTTAGCCCGTGGACTCCGATATGCTGCCAAGTTGATTGAG GATGGTTCTTTGGCTAAGCTTATTCATAAACGATAttcaagcttccataatgaacTCGGTGCCCTCATTgag GCTGGTAAAGCTGATTTTGAAATGCTTGAGAAGAAAGCAATGGAATGGGGCGAACCTACGGTTGCTTCAGCCAAGCAG GAACTTGCGGAAATGATCTTCAACTCTGTGCTATAA
- the LOC108485871 gene encoding putative pectinesterase/pectinesterase inhibitor 24: MSTLTSYGKVNESDQAMMLQLQARRKTTKRMAIISLSFVVLAVIVVAAVLGSTRSSKGDSNNDGNTPTQPLSTSIKAVCDVTLYKDSCYKSLSPMANSTELEPEVIFRLSMEAAVSEILKASRYFIISNNIGDNMTNLAMENCHQLLGLAIDHLNSSLSSSTDSVDDLRTWLSSAVTYHQTCIDGFEEFNGVINRDDIDNHLKFSSEVTSNCLAIITWISKVKTAFNLRRRRLMNLEAREEQQWRSHRERVLLESSNELKKKADIIVAKDGSGKFKTIMEAIKAVPKKSKKKRTVIYVKKGVYKENVKVEKNKWNVTMIGDGMNSTIVTGKLNVVDGTPTFSTATFAVFGKGFVARDMAFVNTAGPEKHQAVALMSTADQSVFHRCRFDGFQDTLYAHSNRQFYRECDIIGTVDFMFGNSAVIFQNCNILPRQPMANQQNTITAQGKVDPNQNTGISIQNCTISPYGNLSSSLKTYLGRPWKNYSTTVFMHSQIGSLVHPTGWLPWTGNTAPSTIFYSEYKNVGPGSSMKDRVKWKGLRNISDKAAKKFTVKEFINGGKWISDAGVSYKSGL; encoded by the exons ATGTCAACCTTGACATCTTATGGCAAAGTCAACGAATCCGACCAAGCAATGATGCTCCAACTCCAAGCTCGTCGAAAAACCACGAAAAGAATGGCCATTATTTCCCTATCTTTCGTAGTTCTCGCTGTCATCGTTGTCGCCGCCGTTTTGGGAAGTACTCGGAGCTCTAAAGGAGACTCCAACAATGACGGAAACACCCCAACACAGCCCCTCTCCACCTCCATTAAAGCCGTTTGTGATGTCACGTTGTATAAAGATTCATGTTATAAGAGCCTTTCTCCTATGGCTAACTCCACCGAGCTCGAACCCGAAGTTATCTTCAGATTATCAATGGAAGCCGCTGTTTCCGAGATATTGAAAGCATCTCGGTATTTTATTATCTCCAATAATATTGGTGACAATATGACGAATTTAGCAATGGAGAATTGTCATCAGCTTCTTGGTTTAGCCATTGATCATCTCAACAGCTCGTTATCATCCTCGACGGATTCCGTCGACGATCTCAGAACATGGCTGAGCTCCGCCGTGACTTACCACCAAACCTGCATTGATGGATTTGAAGAGTTTAACGGCGTCATCAACCGCGACGATATTGATAACCATCTGAAATTTTCTTCCGAAGTTACAAGCAACTGTCTCGCCATTATCACATGGATTTCGAAGGTTAAAACAGCGTTTAACTTAAGGCGACGACGTTTAATGAACTTGGAAGCTCGAGAGGAGCAGCAATGGCGGTCTCATCGTGAAAGGGTATTGCTTGAAAGTTCGAATGAGTTGAAGAAGAAAGCTGATATAATAGTGGCGAAAGATGGTTCGGGTAAGTTCAAAACTATAATGGAAGCCATTAAAGCTGTGCCAAAGAAAAGCAAGAAAAAAAGAACAGTAATATATGTGAAGAAGGGAGTTTATAAAGAAAATGTTAAGGTTGAGAAGAATAAATGGAACGTTACGATGATTGGTGATGGGATGAATTCCACCATTGTTACCGGAAAACTTAATGTTGTTGATGGCACTCCAACATTTTCAACCGCAACATTTG CTGTCTTTGGAAAAGGCTTTGTTGCTAGAGACATGGCCTTCGTCAACACCGCCGGACCGGAAAAACATCAAGCAGTCGCCTTAATGTCAACTGCCGACCAATCAGTCTTCCACCGATGCCGATTCGACGGTTTCCAAGACACACTTTACGCACACTCGAACCGCCAGTTCTACCGCGAATGCGACATCATTGGAACAGTCGATTTCATGTTCGGTAACTCAGCCGTCATCTTCCAAAACTGCAACATCCTTCCCCGGCAACCGATGGCAAACCAACAGAACACCATCACCGCCCAAGGAAAAGTCGACCCGAACCAAAACACTGGCATTTCAATCCAAAATTGCACCATTTCACCATACGGGAACTTGAGTTCTTcgttgaaaacttacctcggtcggccatggaagaattacTCCACCACCGTTTTCATGCATTCACAAATCGGGAGTCTCGTACATCCCACCGGATGGCTGCCGTGGACAGGGAATACTGCTCCGAGCACCATATTTTACTCGGAATATAAGAACGTTGGCCCTGGTTCTTCGATGAAAGATAGGGTTAAATGGAAAGGATTGAGGAATATTAGTGATAAAGCAGCCAAGAAATTTACTGTCAAAGAGTTCATTAATGGTGGAAAGTGGATTTCAGATGCTGGTGTTAGCTACAAATCTGGTTTGTGA
- the LOC108484334 gene encoding probable mediator of RNA polymerase II transcription subunit 26c isoform X1 has translation MDLDDFRSVLETAGVDVWTFIDTAILVASLDYGQELKQRRDGIVERLYATSMVTKCKSCDFGEGSNGYQLNNESNPHEGGEEGVKGSPFSPQSDNENDDFDPYGGLFDDEQKRVLEIKERLELPDQSEDTLVDLLQSLADMDITFQALKETDIGRHVNKLRKHSSNDVRRLVKHLVRKWKDIVDEWVRVNQPGEHEPAALMDGDSAQQKPPQNGRQQVPDFAYSPNPHNGGSGSEKNNSEPDRKPKPIPSRKDPPSRATHLTPPQNVQRQREQKETNFDAERLASARKRLQESYKEAENAKKQRTVQVMDIHELPKPKNAFFGRNKGGGSQGRHW, from the exons ATGGATTTGGATGATTTCAGATCGGTACTTGAAACAGCTGGTGTTGATGTTTGGACTTTCATTGATACAGCAATCCTTGTAGCTTCTTTGGATTATGGTCAAGAGTTGAAGCAAAGGAGGGATGGGATTGTTGAAAGGCTTTATGCTACTTCCATGGTTACCAAGTGTAAAAGCTGTGATTTTGGTGAGGGTTCGAATGGATATCAACTTAATAATGAATCCAATCCCCATGAAGGAGGAGAAGAAGGTGTTAAAGGGTCACCTTTTTCACCTCAATCTGATAATGAAAACGATGATTTTGACCCTTATGGCGGCTTATTTGATGATGAGCAAAAAAGGGTTCTTGAGATTAAAGAGCGTCTTGAACTACCTGATCAG TCAGAAGATACTTTAGTTGATTTGCTTCAAAGTTTGGCAGATATGGATATAACATTTCAAGCTCTCAAG GAGACCGATATTGGAAGACATGTGAACAAATTGAGGAAGCATTCATCAAATGATGTTAGAAGATTAGTGAAACATCTTGTCAG AAAATGGAAAGATATTGTAGATGAATGGGTAAGGGTGAATCAACCTGGAGAACATGAGCCTGCTGCACTTATGG ATGGAGATTCTGCGCAGCAAAAGCCGCCTCAAAACGGTCGTCAGCAG GTTCCTGATTTCGCATACTCTCCGAATCCACACA ATGGCGGTTCTGGTTCCGAAAAGAATAATTCGGAACCTGACAGGAAACCAAAGCCGATCCCTTCTCGAAAAGATCCTCCGTCAAGAGCTACTCACTTGACTCCTCCACAAAATGTACAG AGACAAAGAGAACAAAAGGAAACCAATTTTGACGCCGAACGGCTAGCTTCGGCAAGAAAAAGGCTTCAAGAAAGCTACAAAGAAGCTGAAAATG CCAAAAAGCAAAGAACGGTACAGGTTATGGACATTCATGAGCTACCAAAACCCAAGAATGCCTTCTTTGGGAGGAACAAGGGAGGCGGTTCTCAAGGGAGACACTGGTGA
- the LOC108484334 gene encoding probable mediator of RNA polymerase II transcription subunit 26c isoform X2 gives MVTKCKSCDFGEGSNGYQLNNESNPHEGGEEGVKGSPFSPQSDNENDDFDPYGGLFDDEQKRVLEIKERLELPDQSEDTLVDLLQSLADMDITFQALKETDIGRHVNKLRKHSSNDVRRLVKHLVRKWKDIVDEWVRVNQPGEHEPAALMDGDSAQQKPPQNGRQQVPDFAYSPNPHNGGSGSEKNNSEPDRKPKPIPSRKDPPSRATHLTPPQNVQRQREQKETNFDAERLASARKRLQESYKEAENAKKQRTVQVMDIHELPKPKNAFFGRNKGGGSQGRHW, from the exons ATGGTTACCAAGTGTAAAAGCTGTGATTTTGGTGAGGGTTCGAATGGATATCAACTTAATAATGAATCCAATCCCCATGAAGGAGGAGAAGAAGGTGTTAAAGGGTCACCTTTTTCACCTCAATCTGATAATGAAAACGATGATTTTGACCCTTATGGCGGCTTATTTGATGATGAGCAAAAAAGGGTTCTTGAGATTAAAGAGCGTCTTGAACTACCTGATCAG TCAGAAGATACTTTAGTTGATTTGCTTCAAAGTTTGGCAGATATGGATATAACATTTCAAGCTCTCAAG GAGACCGATATTGGAAGACATGTGAACAAATTGAGGAAGCATTCATCAAATGATGTTAGAAGATTAGTGAAACATCTTGTCAG AAAATGGAAAGATATTGTAGATGAATGGGTAAGGGTGAATCAACCTGGAGAACATGAGCCTGCTGCACTTATGG ATGGAGATTCTGCGCAGCAAAAGCCGCCTCAAAACGGTCGTCAGCAG GTTCCTGATTTCGCATACTCTCCGAATCCACACA ATGGCGGTTCTGGTTCCGAAAAGAATAATTCGGAACCTGACAGGAAACCAAAGCCGATCCCTTCTCGAAAAGATCCTCCGTCAAGAGCTACTCACTTGACTCCTCCACAAAATGTACAG AGACAAAGAGAACAAAAGGAAACCAATTTTGACGCCGAACGGCTAGCTTCGGCAAGAAAAAGGCTTCAAGAAAGCTACAAAGAAGCTGAAAATG CCAAAAAGCAAAGAACGGTACAGGTTATGGACATTCATGAGCTACCAAAACCCAAGAATGCCTTCTTTGGGAGGAACAAGGGAGGCGGTTCTCAAGGGAGACACTGGTGA
- the LOC108484309 gene encoding uncharacterized protein LOC108484309: protein MKFTCLSKGGGFHFPPCHMLSVSGFRILLDCPLDLSSLAIFSPVPIALEAHESLDTDSVVRKKQKIEKTLDANDLVFAEPWYKTVKNLHLWDASFIDVILISSPMGMLGLPFLTRTKDFSAKIYVTEAAARIGQLMMEDLVSMHMELRQFYGPEDSAFLQWMRWEGLEVLPSELKKIALGTDCEELGAWMPLYSAVDVKDCMRKVQTLKYAEEACYNGTLVIKAFSSGLEIGTCNWTINGPKRNIAYISSSIFVSTHAMDFNFLGLQGNDLIIFSDFSTLHTTENMENDNTYCDPVTSSNASDDLYNLEEIAASLLKDDESMEEMEKLAFICTCAFDSVRAGGSVLVPIDRLGIVLCLLEQMSLLLESSSLKVPIYIISSVAEELLAFTNIIPEWLCKQRQEKLFSGEPLFAHVKLIKERKIHVFPAVHSVELLTNWQEPCVVFCPHWSLRLGPVVHLLRYWCSDPNSLLILESGDDANLALLPFKPMAMKVLQCSFLSGISLQKVQPLLKALQPKLLLFPKDLRCKIQISEANTIIHYSENETLCMPSSKESTEIDIATDLASQFHWKTLKQETVTRLDGELFMDQGKHRLLSGFQQADSKQHRPLLHWGSPDLKRLLTELSKMGITGTLKKVMDSAESKIAAGIIDIDDPEKALIDVRETGTVIITADENLASHIFKAIDIVLDGI, encoded by the exons ATGAAGTTT ACATGCCTTAGTAAAGGAGGTGGTTTCCATTTCCCACCTTGTCATATGCTCAGTGTGTCCGGGTTTAGGATCTTACTTGATTGCCCCTTGGACCTTTCATCTCTTGCCATTTTCAGTCCTGTTCCGATTGCTTTGGAGGCCCATGAATCTTTGGATACAGACTCGGTTGTTAGGAAAAAGCAGAAGATTGAGAAAACTCTCGATGCAAATGATTTAGTATTTGCAGAGCCTTGGTATAAAACTGTAAAAAATTTGCATCTATGGGATGCTTCCTTTATTGATGTTATTTTGATCTCGAGTCCTATGGGAATGCTTGGGTTGCCTTTTCTTACTCGAACTAAAGACTTTTCTGCAAAG ATATATGTGACTGAAGCAGCAGCGAGAATAGGACAGCTTATGATGGAGGATCTTGTATCAATGCATATGGAATTAAGGCAATTTTATGGACCTGAGGATTCTGCTTTCCTTCAATGGATGAGGTGGGAAGGGCTTGAAGTTCTTCCATCTGAACTGAAGAAAATTGCATTAGGCACAGATTGTGAGGAGCTGGGAGCTTGGATGCCTTTGTACAG TGCAGTTGATGTGAAGGATTGCATGAGGAAGGTTCAAACACTAAAATATGCAGAAGAAGCTTGCTACAATGGAACTTTGGTCATAAAAGCCTTCAGTTCTGGCTTGGAAATAGGGACCTGCAATTGGACAATAAATGGTCCAAAAAGAAATATAGCTTATATTTCAAGCTCTATCTTTGTTTCTACACACGCGATGGATTTTAATTTCCTTGGTCTTCAAGGGAATGATTTGATAATATTTTCAGATTTCTCAACTCTGCATACTACTGAAAATATGGAGAATGATAATACTTACTGTGATCCAGTTACTTCATCAAATGCTAG TGATGATTTGTACAATTTGGAAGAGATAGCTGCATCCTTGCTTAAGGATGATGAAAGTATGGAGGAAATGGAGAAACTTGCTTTTATATGTACTTGTGCCTTCGATTCTGTTAGAGCAGGTGGATCAGTTCTTGTCCCCATTGATCGACTTGGAATTGTTCTATGCCTTTTGGAGCAAATGTCACTTTTGTTGGAGTCTTCATCTCTAAAG GTTCCGATATACATTATATCTTCTGTAGCAGAAGAATTGTTAGCATTTACCAATATAATTCCAGAGTGGCTTTGCAAGCAGCGGCAAGAGAAG CTTTTTTCTGGTGAGCCATTGTTTGCACATGTCAAACTCATAAAAGAGAGGAAAATTCACGTGTTCCCTGCAGTTCATTCAGTTGAATTATT AACCAATTGGCAGGAACCTTGTGTTGTGTTCTGTCCTCACTGGAGCCTGAGACTCGGTCCTGTCGTTCATTTGCTTCGATATTGGTGCTCAGATCCAAACTCTTTACTTATCCTTGAG AGTGGTGATGATGCTAACTTAGCTCTCTTGCCTTTCAAGCCAATGGCAATGAAGGTTCTTCAGTGTTCCTTTCTGTCTGGAATAAG TTTGCAGAAAGTTCAACCCTTACTAAAGGCTTTGCAGCCAAAACTACTTCTG TTTCCGAAGGATTTGAGGTGCAAGATCCAAATTTCAGAAGCAAACACGATTATTCACTACTCTGAAAATGAAACATTATGCATGCCAAGCTCCAAGGAGAGCACAGAAATTGATATAGCAACAGATTTGGCTTCCCAGTTCCACTGGAAAACATTGAAGCAGGAAACAGTCACGAGGCTGGATGGAGAGCTTTTCATGGATCAGGGCAAACATCGGTTACTTTCTGGGTTTCAGCAGGCGGACTCCAAGCAACACAGACCATTGTTACACTGGGGTTCACCAGATTTAAAAAGGCTTCTAACTGAGTTGTCCAAGATGGGCATTACTGGAACCTTAAAGAAGGTCATGGACAGTGCTGAATCAAAAATTGCTGCCGGCATTATAGACattgatgatcccgagaaagcctTGATCGATGTTCGAGAGACTGGTACTGTTATCATTACTGCTGATGAGAATTTAGCCTCTCATATTTTCAAAGCTATAGATATCGTTTTGGATGGCATTTGA